From the genome of Streptomyces sp. NBC_00659, one region includes:
- a CDS encoding phosphoenolpyruvate synthase — MSPTTGSEHRSPHVLTQSSDESLVTEWAGGKGKNLHTLTASGFQVPRWSVIGLDVFAEFSRGSGLDGHLKRLLADDWEPKAGRIAAEIAGLIEAAPLDDRLTDAIGLAYGLAGGGAVAIRSSGAQEDGARHSFAGQFDSFLNVRGLDEVVAHVRRCWASAFSERSLRYRARHGLAIDTGGVAVIVQRMVAAEVSGVLFTADPASGRTDRHVVSAVHGLGEGLVSGAVDADTVVLDAATGEPLTRVLGDKQERYDAGSGPGCQVSPVAHEDRARPVLTDARLARLHAAGARVTARYGAPQDIEWAIDEDALWILQSRPVTTLAPATGPAPEPGQDLRLWDNSNIIESFSGVVSPLTFSFAADTYAKVYDSYARALGVRGERLREVREWTPYLLGYVHGRVYYNLFHWYRMVRLAPLYPLNRRVLEKSLGVAESIPDELADTLHPFTPRPGLRGHASRLTRTVIFAGRFLTIRKSVDTFHRDFYRSYTVFNNVDYDALPGDETYRRFRRLQRELIEKWGPMQTLDATILLSVGLLALLTRRWLPASPEWFIWAAAAPGDTVESAEPVWALRELAAQARADADILALLERTPDSEARQALADAGHTGFLRAVDAYIADYGYRSPDELKLEVPDLSENPAGVFTLLREVLPDSGDGDADGGGTPDRGGEADTYLDEHLSRPRRLVYERVRGKARAALADRERLRFCRTRAFGAAKRMLRALGRDLARAGAIDAWDDVFLLRLEEIRGAYEGTIAHTELRDLVVLRRRQQAADAELHAPSRFTTHGAPYWSGNLERAGWSSGPAAPSGARELTGVPCCPGVVEGPAVVTDTPRDIGGGILLAYRTDPGWVTALSSAAAIVIERGSPLTHVAVVARELGIPTVVQVKGATTEIRSGTRLRVDGAAGTVTVLADPPHDSPAAADSPRTETHR, encoded by the coding sequence TTGTCGCCCACCACGGGATCCGAACACCGGTCCCCGCACGTTCTCACACAGTCCAGCGACGAATCCCTTGTCACCGAATGGGCCGGTGGTAAAGGGAAGAACCTGCACACCCTGACCGCGTCCGGATTTCAAGTACCGCGATGGTCGGTCATCGGCCTGGACGTATTCGCTGAATTCAGCCGCGGCAGCGGCCTCGACGGGCACCTGAAGCGGCTGCTCGCCGACGACTGGGAGCCGAAAGCGGGCCGGATCGCCGCCGAGATCGCCGGCCTGATCGAGGCCGCTCCGCTCGACGACCGCCTCACCGACGCCATCGGACTGGCCTACGGCCTGGCCGGCGGGGGCGCCGTCGCGATCCGGTCGTCCGGTGCGCAGGAGGACGGCGCACGCCACTCGTTCGCCGGCCAGTTCGACAGCTTCCTCAACGTCCGCGGCCTCGACGAGGTCGTCGCCCATGTCCGCCGCTGCTGGGCCTCGGCCTTCAGCGAACGCTCCCTGCGCTACCGCGCGCGCCACGGGCTGGCGATCGACACCGGAGGCGTCGCCGTCATCGTGCAGCGCATGGTGGCCGCCGAAGTCAGCGGTGTGCTGTTCACCGCCGACCCGGCGAGCGGGCGCACCGACCGGCATGTCGTCAGCGCCGTCCACGGACTGGGGGAGGGGCTGGTGTCGGGCGCCGTCGACGCCGACACCGTCGTCCTGGACGCCGCCACCGGCGAGCCGCTGACCAGGGTGCTCGGCGACAAACAGGAGCGCTACGACGCCGGATCCGGACCCGGCTGTCAGGTGTCGCCCGTCGCCCACGAGGACCGCGCCCGACCGGTGCTGACGGACGCCCGACTGGCCCGGCTGCACGCGGCCGGGGCCCGCGTCACCGCCCGGTACGGCGCCCCCCAGGACATCGAGTGGGCCATCGACGAGGACGCCCTGTGGATCCTGCAGAGCCGGCCCGTCACGACCCTCGCCCCGGCCACGGGCCCCGCACCCGAGCCCGGGCAGGACCTGCGGCTGTGGGACAACTCCAACATCATCGAGAGCTTCAGCGGTGTCGTGTCCCCGCTCACCTTCAGCTTCGCCGCCGACACCTACGCGAAGGTATACGACAGCTACGCCCGAGCCCTGGGAGTCCGCGGGGAGCGGCTGCGCGAGGTGCGGGAGTGGACCCCGTACCTCCTCGGCTATGTCCACGGACGGGTCTACTACAACCTGTTCCACTGGTACCGCATGGTGCGTCTCGCCCCGTTGTACCCGCTCAACCGGCGCGTCCTGGAGAAATCCCTGGGCGTCGCCGAGAGTATTCCCGATGAACTCGCGGACACGCTCCACCCGTTCACGCCCCGGCCCGGGCTGCGCGGCCATGCCTCACGTCTGACACGTACGGTCATCTTTGCCGGAAGATTTCTCACCATCCGAAAGTCCGTCGACACGTTTCATCGAGATTTCTATCGCTCGTACACGGTATTCAACAATGTCGACTACGACGCACTGCCGGGAGACGAGACCTACCGCCGATTCCGGCGGCTCCAGCGGGAACTCATCGAAAAATGGGGCCCGATGCAGACCCTCGACGCCACGATCCTGCTCTCCGTGGGACTCCTGGCCCTGCTGACCCGCAGATGGCTGCCGGCCTCGCCCGAATGGTTCATCTGGGCCGCGGCGGCCCCGGGCGACACGGTCGAGTCCGCGGAACCGGTCTGGGCCCTGCGCGAGCTGGCCGCCCAGGCGCGTGCCGACGCCGACATCCTGGCGCTGCTGGAACGCACCCCTGACTCCGAGGCCCGACAGGCGCTGGCCGACGCCGGTCACACCGGCTTCCTGCGGGCCGTCGACGCGTACATCGCAGACTACGGCTACCGCAGTCCCGACGAACTCAAGCTGGAGGTCCCCGACCTGAGCGAGAACCCGGCGGGAGTCTTCACACTGCTGCGCGAAGTCCTGCCGGATTCCGGCGACGGCGACGCCGACGGCGGCGGCACACCGGACCGCGGTGGCGAGGCCGACACGTACCTCGACGAGCATCTGAGCCGTCCGCGGCGCCTGGTGTACGAACGGGTGCGCGGCAAGGCCCGCGCCGCTCTCGCCGACCGGGAACGGCTCAGGTTCTGCCGCACCCGCGCCTTCGGAGCGGCCAAGCGCATGCTGCGCGCCCTGGGCCGCGATCTGGCACGAGCCGGTGCCATCGACGCCTGGGACGACGTCTTCCTGCTGCGCCTGGAGGAGATCCGGGGCGCCTACGAAGGCACGATCGCCCACACCGAACTGCGGGACCTGGTCGTGCTGCGCCGCCGGCAACAGGCCGCCGACGCCGAACTGCACGCACCGTCCCGCTTCACCACCCACGGCGCGCCGTACTGGTCGGGCAACCTCGAACGGGCCGGCTGGAGCAGCGGCCCCGCCGCCCCCAGCGGCGCCCGCGAACTGACCGGAGTCCCCTGCTGCCCCGGCGTTGTCGAGGGGCCCGCCGTGGTCACCGACACCCCACGCGACATCGGCGGCGGCATCCTGCTCGCCTACCGCACCGACCCCGGATGGGTGACCGCGCTCTCCTCGGCCGCGGCCATCGTCATCGAACGGGGCAGCCCTCTGACCCATGTGGCCGTCGTGGCAAGGGAGCTGGGCATTCCGACCGTCGTCCAGGTCAAGGGCGCCACCACCGAGATCCGCTCCGGCACCCGGCTGCGGGTCGACGGCGCGGCGGGCACGGTCACCGTACTCGCCGACCCGCCGCACGACAGCCCGGCCGCCGCGGACAGCCCCCGAACGGAGACACACAGGTGA
- a CDS encoding PASTA domain-containing protein: MSPTPAQRRLRDDPRTAEVAAREIVPLPLRQADALLRTLGSRERVIALYHQGLGYAALTTDALILLNGETPARVDRPLVVMRPAHGAASRVDVSVEGRRITVWGSLIDPSGDLLPGTGNVGQASTADDPRLAAVVAGEKLSLPADHKKALLAELGPGESVRSLYHCGWGYAALTGRGLVLLRSLMAPKATRVPEPVSILRREHGILDSTVIVVDGKEYKLHGSTLDPKGELLAETGEMLPAGSVVRPHGRARVWAWARRRPILASMVAMTMVSAAWGAGHETPARAGADGPVAVRDFKGTALTTAVADARRQSWMAVTTVDASSSFRPVKHSAPGWRVCFQAPSRKETVRPAVRVLTLYAVPEQEACPTRLLGPRRIVMPDLRGESFGEASRAVDDLGFVYTAALHAHTGERLDHGSRDVDDWRVCRQQPAPDREVLLSTRADLWLIGPGDSCTEPSPKPSPKPKPKPKPKPKPRPEPKPGTGGTSGSATAGGTAGGGAVSGGSAGGSSGTSGGTTGGTGGTGGTGGGSGVGFGQYCSPVGATATTADGRPAKCFMGRDGQARWGYNSG, translated from the coding sequence ATGTCCCCAACCCCCGCGCAGCGTCGGCTGCGTGACGACCCGCGCACCGCCGAGGTGGCCGCCCGCGAGATCGTCCCCCTTCCCCTCCGCCAGGCCGACGCCCTGCTCCGTACGCTCGGGTCCAGGGAGAGGGTGATCGCGCTCTACCACCAGGGGCTGGGATACGCCGCGCTCACCACCGACGCGCTCATCCTCCTGAACGGGGAGACGCCCGCGCGGGTCGACCGGCCTCTGGTGGTCATGCGCCCCGCGCACGGGGCCGCGTCACGCGTGGACGTGTCCGTGGAGGGGCGACGGATCACCGTGTGGGGTTCGCTGATCGACCCGTCCGGCGACCTTCTGCCGGGGACCGGGAACGTGGGGCAGGCCTCCACCGCCGATGATCCGCGCCTGGCCGCGGTCGTCGCCGGGGAGAAGCTGTCGCTGCCCGCCGACCACAAGAAGGCACTGCTCGCGGAACTCGGACCCGGTGAATCCGTGCGGTCCCTCTACCACTGCGGCTGGGGCTACGCCGCACTCACCGGGCGTGGACTCGTGCTGCTCCGCAGCCTCATGGCCCCCAAGGCGACCCGGGTGCCCGAGCCCGTGTCCATCCTTCGCCGGGAGCACGGCATCCTCGACTCCACCGTCATCGTCGTCGACGGCAAGGAGTACAAACTGCACGGGTCCACGCTCGACCCGAAGGGGGAACTGCTCGCGGAGACGGGCGAGATGCTGCCCGCCGGCTCCGTCGTACGCCCCCACGGCCGAGCCCGGGTATGGGCCTGGGCCCGCAGACGCCCCATCCTCGCCTCCATGGTCGCGATGACGATGGTCTCCGCCGCCTGGGGCGCGGGACACGAGACACCGGCCCGGGCAGGCGCCGACGGCCCCGTGGCGGTACGGGACTTCAAGGGAACGGCGCTCACCACGGCCGTCGCGGACGCGCGACGCCAGTCCTGGATGGCCGTGACGACGGTCGATGCCTCCTCGTCCTTCAGGCCGGTGAAGCATTCGGCGCCCGGCTGGCGGGTCTGCTTCCAGGCGCCCTCCCGAAAGGAAACGGTCCGCCCGGCTGTCAGGGTGCTGACGCTCTACGCGGTCCCCGAGCAGGAGGCGTGCCCCACGCGGCTGCTCGGCCCCCGACGGATCGTCATGCCGGACCTCCGGGGCGAAAGTTTCGGCGAGGCCTCACGTGCCGTGGACGACCTGGGGTTCGTGTACACGGCCGCCTTGCACGCGCACACGGGTGAGCGTCTCGACCACGGTTCCCGGGACGTGGACGACTGGCGGGTGTGCCGCCAGCAGCCGGCACCCGACCGCGAGGTTCTGCTCTCGACCCGGGCGGACCTGTGGCTGATCGGTCCTGGTGACTCCTGCACCGAGCCCAGCCCGAAGCCCAGCCCGAAGCCGAAGCCGAAGCCCAAACCGAAGCCGAAGCCCAGACCCGAGCCGAAACCGGGTACCGGGGGCACGAGCGGCTCCGCCACGGCGGGCGGCACGGCAGGAGGCGGCGCGGTGAGTGGTGGTTCCGCGGGCGGCTCCTCCGGGACCTCGGGCGGAACCACCGGCGGCACGGGCGGCACGGGCGGCACGGGCGGCGGGTCCGGCGTCGGGTTCGGGCAGTACTGCTCTCCTGTGGGTGCCACCGCGACCACGGCCGACGGCCGCCCCGCGAAGTGCTTCATGGGCAGGGACGGTCAGGCCCGTTGGGGCTACAACTCCGGCTGA
- a CDS encoding YciI family protein: MEFLCFHRDRPDSLPLRDELLEEHWSYMDRYAKEMIARGPTLADDGDTATGSVHIVDLPDPVAARAFAFDEPNYQAGVYRDVLLRRWRNTLGRTMWDFSGGRTGGNRYLVLGLGTGHAADLAVPPARDELIAYGPLLSDNGATWLGTAALLRAPDPDTARAILTPDRYADIEVHNWQFGGRPS; encoded by the coding sequence ATGGAGTTCCTCTGCTTCCACCGCGACCGGCCCGACTCCCTGCCGCTGCGCGACGAGCTACTGGAAGAGCACTGGTCATATATGGACCGGTACGCGAAGGAGATGATCGCCCGGGGCCCGACCCTCGCCGACGACGGCGACACAGCCACCGGCAGCGTGCACATCGTCGACCTGCCCGATCCCGTCGCCGCCCGCGCGTTCGCGTTCGACGAGCCGAACTACCAGGCCGGCGTCTACCGGGACGTGCTGCTGCGACGGTGGCGCAACACACTGGGGCGCACCATGTGGGACTTTTCCGGTGGCCGGACCGGTGGCAACCGGTACCTGGTGCTCGGCCTCGGCACGGGGCACGCCGCCGATCTCGCGGTCCCGCCCGCCCGGGACGAGCTGATCGCCTACGGGCCGCTGCTGTCCGACAACGGCGCCACCTGGCTGGGCACGGCGGCGCTGCTCCGGGCGCCGGACCCGGACACGGCACGCGCCATCCTGACCCCGGACCGGTACGCCGACATCGAGGTGCACAACTGGCAGTTCGGCGGGCGGCCGTCTTAA
- a CDS encoding ribonuclease BN, which produces MPKNAPPDADDHDRPTARVRLSTALRDSPAGRGWRHGKDIELGQRSLGFAALGFLTLVPLLVVVSAADPAHGRGFAQWLGDGLGVSRAARDEVARLFAGPAQVRQTTTAFGLAALAVFGLSFGAAVQTGYEKIWDLPAARWYARWRQVLWLAVLIGTIYVTATTTLWRHSAAGTVTAALSAVLFFWWSQWMLLGGRIAGKALLPGAVLTALGLFGLRMFSRLVFSPLIASSTVNYGPFGTVLVVQSWLVGVGVVVFGGALVGRLAHEEIITAVETLLRRAQHRRG; this is translated from the coding sequence ATGCCGAAAAACGCCCCACCGGACGCCGACGACCACGACCGGCCCACCGCGCGGGTACGGCTGTCCACGGCGCTGCGCGACTCCCCGGCCGGCCGGGGATGGCGGCACGGCAAGGACATCGAACTGGGGCAGAGGTCGCTGGGCTTCGCGGCCCTCGGTTTCCTCACGCTGGTGCCCCTCCTGGTCGTCGTCTCCGCCGCCGATCCGGCGCACGGGCGGGGCTTCGCACAGTGGCTGGGGGACGGCCTCGGGGTGTCCAGGGCCGCCAGGGACGAGGTCGCGCGGCTGTTCGCCGGGCCCGCGCAGGTGCGGCAGACCACGACGGCCTTCGGTCTCGCCGCGCTCGCCGTCTTCGGCCTGAGCTTCGGCGCGGCGGTGCAGACCGGCTACGAGAAGATCTGGGACCTGCCCGCGGCCCGCTGGTACGCCAGATGGCGCCAGGTCCTCTGGCTCGCCGTGCTCATCGGCACCATCTACGTGACCGCGACGACCACGTTGTGGCGCCACTCGGCCGCCGGAACGGTGACCGCGGCACTGAGCGCCGTCCTGTTCTTCTGGTGGTCGCAGTGGATGCTGCTCGGCGGCAGGATCGCCGGGAAGGCACTCCTGCCCGGCGCCGTACTGACGGCACTCGGCCTGTTCGGTCTACGGATGTTCTCGCGTCTGGTCTTCTCGCCCCTGATCGCCTCCAGCACCGTCAACTACGGTCCTTTCGGCACCGTCCTGGTCGTCCAGTCCTGGCTGGTCGGTGTCGGCGTCGTCGTCTTCGGCGGCGCGCTGGTGGGGCGGCTGGCGCACGAGGAGATCATCACCGCGGTGGAGACCCTTCTGCGCCGGGCGCAGCATCGTAGGGGGTGA
- a CDS encoding helix-turn-helix domain-containing protein, whose amino-acid sequence MGLWQIDTDTLARSRFVLSPFAEAFASLRLLYAGTGAHPGEDAWLRAHLPGYRAYLAADPAAAPLVQAAIGTSWIADFFCPTSRVGESFEETVARVRTTDGGEARANLRVSLRGPLPSVLERDDLPERATALLTYVWEETVRPDWERRRRVMDADMAARTARVNQGGWAAVLDSLKPGTRWLGNSRFQVNHNTYPPREITAGAELLFMPVTPRTSWVSWEGRERYAVVYPCLGVLSEDHDRRPVPAGLGRLIGTARAGLLTLLGTPMSTTQLAAVTGRPLGSVGGHLRVLLDAGMVERRRAGRSVLYVRTAAGEVLLDASGSGTRGVRVKREDAERSEGLRP is encoded by the coding sequence ATGGGCTTGTGGCAGATCGACACCGACACCCTCGCCCGCAGCCGGTTCGTGCTCTCGCCGTTCGCCGAGGCCTTCGCGAGCCTGAGACTGCTGTACGCGGGGACCGGTGCCCATCCGGGCGAGGATGCCTGGCTGCGCGCGCATCTGCCCGGCTACCGTGCGTATCTCGCGGCCGATCCGGCTGCCGCGCCGCTCGTACAGGCGGCCATCGGCACATCCTGGATCGCCGACTTCTTCTGCCCCACCTCGCGCGTCGGGGAGAGCTTCGAGGAGACCGTGGCCCGGGTGCGGACTACCGATGGCGGGGAGGCACGGGCCAACCTCCGGGTGTCCCTGCGGGGACCGCTCCCTTCCGTCTTGGAGCGGGACGACCTGCCCGAGCGGGCGACCGCGCTCCTGACATACGTCTGGGAGGAGACCGTCCGGCCGGACTGGGAGCGCCGTCGGCGCGTCATGGACGCCGACATGGCCGCGCGGACCGCGCGAGTCAATCAGGGCGGCTGGGCGGCAGTCCTCGACTCGCTGAAGCCGGGGACGCGGTGGCTCGGGAACAGCCGCTTCCAGGTCAATCACAACACCTATCCGCCGCGGGAGATCACCGCCGGGGCCGAGCTGCTGTTCATGCCGGTCACGCCGAGGACCAGTTGGGTGTCGTGGGAGGGGCGAGAGCGGTACGCAGTCGTCTACCCGTGTCTGGGGGTGCTCTCCGAGGACCACGACAGGCGGCCCGTCCCGGCCGGGCTCGGGAGGCTCATCGGGACGGCGCGGGCCGGGTTGCTGACGCTGCTCGGGACGCCCATGAGTACAACCCAGTTGGCCGCCGTGACCGGGCGGCCGCTGGGTTCGGTGGGCGGGCATCTGCGTGTGCTGCTCGACGCGGGAATGGTGGAGCGGCGGAGGGCGGGGCGATCGGTGCTGTACGTCCGGACGGCGGCAGGGGAGGTGCTCTTGGACGCATCCGGATCCGGTACCCGGGGGGTTCGGGTGAAACGCGAGGATGCTGAGAGATCCGAGGGGCTTCGGCCGTAA
- a CDS encoding MFS transporter, whose product MRSYRSLFRTAEFTPFLLSFAAFAAAQTIGGLALATLVFRATGSPFLSAVSMFGPQLAQLLGGAFLLSGADRLPPRAVLSALALSFAAATTVLALPGLPVWAVFGVVLLQGLVASLGGGVRGGLLNEILTKDGYVLGRSVFNMLWGLTQMAGFATGGALLALLSPRTCLLLAAALYLLSALVTHLGLTARPPRSVGRPSLAATWRANALLWSSHHRRLTYLGLWVPNGLIVGGDSLYVSYAPEAAGMLYAFGALGMFAGDLAVGRLVPPALRRRLATPLRLLLAVPYLFFVLQPGVALSAVAVTVASVGFAASLVLQERLMSLTPDDLAGQALGLHATGMAAFQGIGALLAGTLAQLTSPATAMTLMAAASVTVTLALAAPGRCEKRQSAVPGTRPGFLPEPAARDT is encoded by the coding sequence ATGCGCAGCTACAGATCCCTGTTCCGCACGGCGGAGTTCACCCCGTTCCTGCTCTCCTTCGCCGCTTTCGCCGCGGCCCAGACGATCGGCGGACTGGCCCTCGCCACACTGGTCTTCCGGGCCACCGGCTCCCCGTTCCTGTCGGCGGTGAGCATGTTCGGACCGCAACTGGCGCAGTTGCTGGGCGGCGCCTTCCTGCTCTCGGGCGCCGACCGACTGCCGCCGCGCGCGGTCCTGTCCGCCCTGGCGCTCTCTTTCGCGGCCGCCACGACGGTCCTGGCGCTGCCCGGTCTGCCGGTCTGGGCAGTCTTCGGCGTCGTGCTCCTGCAGGGCCTGGTCGCGTCGCTGGGCGGCGGAGTGCGCGGCGGCCTGCTGAACGAAATCTTGACCAAGGACGGCTACGTCCTGGGCCGTTCGGTATTCAACATGCTCTGGGGCCTGACGCAAATGGCCGGTTTCGCGACAGGTGGCGCGCTCCTCGCTCTCCTCTCCCCGCGGACCTGCCTGCTCCTCGCGGCGGCGCTGTACTTGCTGTCCGCCCTCGTCACCCACCTCGGCCTCACGGCCCGCCCGCCGCGCTCCGTCGGCCGCCCGTCCCTCGCGGCGACCTGGCGCGCCAACGCCCTCCTGTGGTCCTCACACCACCGCCGCCTGACGTATCTGGGCCTGTGGGTTCCCAACGGCCTCATCGTCGGCGGCGATTCGCTGTATGTCTCGTACGCCCCCGAAGCGGCCGGCATGCTCTACGCGTTCGGCGCGCTCGGGATGTTCGCGGGCGACTTGGCCGTGGGCCGTCTCGTACCGCCCGCCCTGCGCCGTCGCCTCGCGACGCCGCTGCGCCTGCTGCTCGCGGTTCCCTACCTGTTCTTCGTCCTGCAGCCGGGGGTGGCGCTGTCAGCCGTGGCGGTCACCGTCGCCTCCGTCGGCTTCGCCGCGAGCCTGGTCCTCCAGGAACGCCTGATGTCACTCACCCCCGACGACCTCGCGGGCCAGGCCCTCGGGCTGCACGCCACCGGCATGGCTGCCTTCCAAGGCATCGGCGCCCTCCTCGCGGGCACGCTGGCCCAACTGACCTCCCCGGCCACGGCGATGACACTGATGGCGGCCGCATCGGTCACCGTGACCCTGGCCCTCGCGGCACCGGGGAGGTGCGAGAAACGGCAGTCGGCCGTCCCCGGTACCCGCCCCGGCTTCCTGCCGGAACCAGCCGCCAGAGACACATGA
- a CDS encoding YoaK family protein — MSEESAPPPPPLPSAERRERQRTVVMATLTVLAGAADAVSFLTMGHVFTALATGNVLFLSFAVAGEGQVSVARPAIALVAFVLGALAGALTTKGLVAHHRHWFAAALAAEGVLLALAGATALWRHGSGSLAEDPDNLVIAIVGFAMGLRADTALRAAVPGMPTLLVQVSLVRLIHGLTGAVPATPERHTIRPRLVATVGGIFVGGALGTLITPWGTGRALLAIAAAVLIIAALNVLLVRYHRLAPELIG, encoded by the coding sequence ATGAGTGAAGAATCCGCACCGCCACCGCCACCGCTGCCGTCCGCCGAACGACGCGAACGCCAACGGACCGTCGTCATGGCGACCCTCACCGTCCTGGCGGGCGCGGCCGACGCGGTCAGCTTCCTGACCATGGGCCACGTCTTCACCGCCCTGGCCACGGGCAACGTGCTCTTCCTGTCCTTCGCCGTAGCCGGTGAGGGACAGGTGTCGGTGGCCCGCCCAGCGATCGCCCTGGTCGCCTTCGTCCTCGGTGCCCTGGCCGGCGCCCTGACCACCAAGGGTCTCGTCGCACACCACCGGCACTGGTTCGCGGCCGCGCTGGCGGCGGAAGGGGTACTGCTGGCGCTCGCGGGCGCGACAGCGCTGTGGAGGCACGGTTCCGGCTCGCTCGCCGAGGACCCGGACAACCTGGTCATCGCCATCGTCGGCTTCGCCATGGGACTGCGCGCGGACACCGCACTGCGCGCCGCTGTTCCCGGTATGCCCACCTTGCTCGTCCAGGTGTCGCTGGTCCGCCTCATCCACGGCCTCACCGGAGCCGTCCCCGCGACACCGGAACGGCACACGATCCGTCCCCGGCTCGTCGCCACCGTCGGCGGCATCTTCGTGGGCGGCGCCCTCGGCACGCTCATCACGCCGTGGGGGACGGGCCGCGCGTTGCTCGCCATCGCCGCCGCGGTCCTGATCATCGCGGCGCTCAACGTGCTCCTGGTGCGGTATCACCGGCTCGCGCCGGAACTGATCGGCTGA
- a CDS encoding arabinofuranosidase catalytic domain-containing protein, giving the protein MRRRRSASSRLFPSPTAGPLPLPGLRRALLSVAAVLGLLVTVLVGMPGIAQAAGSQPCDIYAAAGTPCVAAHSSTRALFSAYNGPLYQVTRVSDGASADIGLLAAGGYANAAQQDGFCANTTCSISKVYDQTSRHNDLFPGPAGTAGMGADRGADAAELSVTAGGHKVYGIWISPGVGYRSHGAASGTAVNGQPEGAYMVASGTHVGSACCFDYGNAEATPADTGNGHMDAVSIATTCYFAPCSGSGPWVEADLENGMFQGDNGSNTANKGNNSTYVTAVLKNNGQTTYALKGGNSQSGGLTTWWDGALPTRGGYRPMQQEGGIILGTGGDNSNWNMGTFFEGVMVAGYPTDAAENAVQANIVSVGYSGQTNVPNGPQSTISGPGSQCVDVAADDTGVNGAAVQLWNCQSYAEDQYWTHNANGSLGTIGRCLDIVGNGTANGTQVELWDCNGVGGQKWVQRADGSLFNPQSGRCLDSPDGATANGTRLRIWDCNGSAAQRFAVNAGAPVTGPGGTCADVAGDDNGSNATAVQLWSCQSYAVDQHWFHSSDGRLHTLGRCLDIIGNGTANGTQAELWDCNAAGGQIWQQQADGSLLNPQSGRCLDSPDGATANGTRLRIWDCNGSAAQKFALS; this is encoded by the coding sequence ATGCGCAGAAGAAGATCTGCCTCCTCGCGTCTCTTCCCCTCACCCACGGCCGGACCCTTACCCTTACCCGGGCTGCGCCGCGCCCTTCTGTCCGTCGCCGCAGTCCTCGGCCTTCTGGTGACCGTCCTGGTCGGCATGCCCGGCATCGCTCAGGCCGCGGGTTCCCAGCCCTGCGACATCTACGCCGCCGCGGGCACCCCGTGCGTCGCCGCCCACAGCTCGACACGCGCGCTGTTCTCGGCGTACAACGGCCCGCTCTACCAAGTCACCCGCGTCTCCGACGGCGCGAGCGCCGACATCGGGCTGCTGGCGGCCGGCGGCTACGCGAACGCCGCCCAGCAGGACGGCTTCTGCGCGAACACCACGTGCAGCATCTCGAAGGTGTACGACCAGACGTCCCGCCACAACGACCTGTTCCCCGGCCCCGCGGGCACGGCCGGAATGGGTGCCGACCGGGGTGCGGACGCCGCTGAACTGTCCGTCACGGCGGGCGGCCACAAGGTGTACGGGATCTGGATCTCCCCCGGAGTCGGCTACCGCTCGCACGGCGCCGCGTCCGGCACCGCGGTCAACGGCCAGCCGGAGGGCGCCTACATGGTCGCCAGCGGCACCCACGTCGGCTCCGCCTGCTGCTTCGACTACGGCAACGCCGAGGCCACCCCCGCCGACACCGGCAACGGGCACATGGACGCCGTGTCCATCGCCACCACCTGCTACTTCGCTCCCTGCAGCGGGTCCGGCCCCTGGGTCGAGGCCGACCTGGAGAACGGCATGTTCCAGGGCGACAACGGCTCCAACACCGCGAACAAGGGGAACAACAGCACGTACGTGACGGCGGTCCTCAAGAACAACGGCCAGACCACCTACGCGTTGAAGGGCGGCAACTCGCAGTCAGGAGGCCTGACCACCTGGTGGGACGGGGCGCTGCCCACGCGGGGCGGCTACCGGCCGATGCAGCAGGAGGGCGGCATCATCCTGGGCACGGGCGGCGACAACAGCAACTGGAACATGGGAACGTTCTTCGAGGGCGTCATGGTCGCGGGCTACCCGACCGACGCGGCCGAGAACGCCGTCCAGGCGAACATCGTCTCCGTGGGCTACTCGGGCCAGACCAACGTCCCGAACGGTCCGCAGAGCACCATCAGCGGCCCTGGCAGCCAGTGCGTCGACGTCGCCGCGGACGACACCGGGGTGAACGGCGCCGCCGTACAGCTGTGGAACTGCCAGTCGTACGCCGAGGACCAGTACTGGACGCACAACGCCAACGGATCGCTCGGCACCATCGGCCGCTGCCTGGACATCGTCGGCAACGGCACCGCCAACGGCACCCAGGTCGAGCTGTGGGACTGCAACGGGGTCGGGGGCCAGAAGTGGGTGCAGCGCGCCGACGGCTCGCTGTTCAACCCGCAGTCGGGCCGCTGCCTGGACTCCCCCGACGGCGCCACGGCCAACGGCACCCGCCTGCGCATCTGGGACTGCAACGGCTCCGCAGCGCAGCGGTTCGCGGTCAACGCGGGCGCGCCCGTCACCGGCCCCGGCGGCACCTGTGCCGATGTGGCCGGTGACGACAACGGCTCCAACGCGACCGCCGTTCAGCTCTGGAGCTGCCAGTCGTACGCGGTCGACCAGCACTGGTTCCACAGCTCGGACGGCCGGCTGCACACGCTGGGCCGCTGCCTGGACATCATCGGCAACGGCACCGCCAACGGCACCCAGGCCGAACTGTGGGACTGCAACGCGGCCGGCGGCCAGATCTGGCAGCAGCAGGCCGACGGCTCGCTGCTCAACCCGCAGTCGGGCCGCTGCCTGGACTCCCCCGACGGCGCCACGGCCAACGGCACCCGCCTGCGCATCTGGGACTGCAACGGCTCCGCCGCACAGAAGTTCGCACTGAGCTGA